Proteins encoded together in one Triticum dicoccoides isolate Atlit2015 ecotype Zavitan chromosome 7B, WEW_v2.0, whole genome shotgun sequence window:
- the LOC119336024 gene encoding serine/threonine-protein kinase STY13-like encodes MIEGARFHNMLGGAGIGGGRGKLENERNGFYDMPYYHKVGESSHMSVDSADNMNSMSYVGGSVAMSVDNSSVASNESRTVMLNHPGLRDVPTPNYSVCNSVIYPNKAAASVLKEDALARVLMDPTHPTEILTNYEAWTIDLGKLDMGAPFAQGAFGKLYRGTYNGEDVAIKLLEKPENDLERAQLMEQQFVQEVMMLSTLRHPNIVRFIGACRKSIVWCIITEYAKGGSVRQFLARRQTKSVPLRLAVKQALDVARGMAYVHALGFIHRDLKSDNLLISADKSIKIADFGVARIEVKTEGMTPETGTYRWMAPEMIQHRPYDHKVDVYSFGIVLWELMTGMLPFTNMTAVQAAFAVVNKNARPAIPQDCLPALSHIMTRCWDANPEVRPSFNEVVTMLEAAETDVVSNVRKARFRCCISEPMTTD; translated from the exons ATGATTGAGGGGGCAAGGTTCCACAATATGCTGGGCGGCGCTGGCATCGGCGGCGGCAGAGGGAAGCTGGAGAACGAGAGGAACGGCTTCTACGACATGCCGTATTACCACAAGGTCGGGGAGAGCTCCCACATGTCGGTGGACAGCGCGGACAACATGAACTCGATGAGCTATGTCGGCGGCTCGGTCGCCATGTCGGTGGACAACAGCAGCGTGGCCTCCAACGAGTCCCGCACCGTCATGCTCAACCACCCAGGCCTCCGTGATGTCCCCACACCAAACTATTCGGTTTGCAACAGTGTCATCTACCCCAACAAGGCTGCCGCGTCTGTTCTCAAGGAGGATGCTCTGGCTCGGGTTTTGATGGACCCGACTCATCCAACAGAGATACTCACTAACTATGAGGCGTGGACCATTGATCTGGGGAAGCTGGACATGGGGGCTCCTTTTGCTCAGGGGGCCTTTGGGAAGCTGTATCGGGGAACATACAACGGGGAAGATGTTGCCATTAAGCTGCTGGAGAAGCCTGAGAATGACCTAGAGAGAGCACAGTTGATGGAACAGCAGTTTGTGCAAGAAGTTATGATGCTTTCCACGTTGAGGCACCCAAATATCGTAAGGTTCATCGGGGCATGCAGGAAGTCGATTGTTTGGTGTATCATTACTGAATATGCAAAAGGTGgctctgtcaggcagttccttgcccgAAGGCAGACCAAGTCTGTGCCCCTGAGATTGGCAGTGAAACAGGCGCTTGATGTTGCCAGAGGAATGGCATATGTGCATGCCCTGGGATTTATTCACAGGGATCTGAAGTCAGATAACCTTCTAATTTCAGCAGACAAATCCATCAAGATTGCAGACTTTGGAGTTGCTCGAATCGAGGTAAAAACCGAGGGAATGACTCCAGAGACAGGAACCTACCGTTGGATGGCGCC GGAGATGATCCAGCACAGGCCTTATGATCATAAGGTCGACGTGTATAGCTTTGGGATTGTGCTGTGGGAGCTCATGACCGGCATGCTCCCCTTCACAAACATGACAGCGGTTCAGGCAGCTTTTGCTGTGGTGAACAAGAACGCTCGTCCTGCGATCCCACAAGATTGCCTGCCCGCTCTAAGCCATATCATGACCCGTTGCTGGGATGCAAACCCTGAAGTCCGCCCATCATTCAACGAGGTTGTGACCATGCTCGAGGCTGCTGAGACGGACGTTGTCAGCAATGTCCGTAAGGCACGGTTCCGCTGCTGCATCTCCGAGCCCATGACCACCGACTGA